The following are encoded in a window of Thalassotalea insulae genomic DNA:
- the argS gene encoding arginine--tRNA ligase, translated as MNIKQLLSEKVLAAMVAAGLPEDTNPAVSISNRANFGDYQANGVMGAAKKLKTNPRELAAKVLEHLDLTDIASKVELAGPGFINIHLSEIWLAKQLSSVAKDNKLGVNQRAIAQNVVVDYSAPNLAKEMHVGHLRSTIIGDAVVRALEFRGDKVIRQNHMGDWGTQFGMLLAHLSDKLQANEVAETALADLENFYREAKVRFDDEEGFADRARDYVVKLQGGDAECLKLWQQFIDISITHSEDIYQKLNVTLTRDDIMGESAYNADLSKVIDELMAQGLAVEDQGAKVVFIEEMANKDGEPSVFIVQKSGGGYLYATTDLSACRYRSGELNADRIIIFTDARQALHFKQVEIVARKAGFLPEQVGYDHCPFGMMMGDDGKPFKTRTGGTVKLAELLDEAVVRAKALIKEKNPDYDDEQLDEIAHKVGIGAVKFADLSKNRTSDYVFNWKTMLSFEGATAPYLQYAYSRIQSIFAKAGVDPQQLTSGFAINEPQEKALALKLLQLEDVLDAVINECTPNLLCNYLYELASLYMSFYEACPILKDGIDDSVKQARLALCAQIAKTLKQGLDILGIDVMERM; from the coding sequence ATGAATATTAAACAACTATTAAGTGAAAAAGTATTAGCTGCCATGGTCGCTGCTGGCTTACCTGAAGATACTAACCCCGCGGTCAGTATTTCTAATCGCGCTAACTTTGGCGATTATCAAGCCAATGGGGTGATGGGCGCAGCGAAAAAGTTAAAAACAAATCCGCGCGAATTAGCAGCTAAGGTACTAGAACACTTAGATTTAACCGATATTGCCAGCAAGGTAGAACTTGCAGGACCAGGTTTTATCAATATTCATTTGTCCGAAATCTGGTTAGCTAAGCAATTGTCAAGCGTTGCTAAAGACAACAAGTTAGGCGTTAACCAACGCGCTATAGCGCAAAATGTTGTTGTTGATTATTCTGCACCTAACTTAGCAAAAGAAATGCATGTTGGTCATTTACGCTCCACCATCATTGGTGATGCCGTTGTGCGTGCACTGGAATTTCGTGGCGATAAAGTTATTCGTCAAAACCATATGGGTGACTGGGGCACGCAGTTTGGTATGTTACTCGCCCACTTAAGTGACAAATTACAGGCAAATGAAGTCGCAGAAACGGCATTAGCCGATTTAGAAAACTTCTACCGCGAAGCAAAAGTGCGCTTTGATGATGAAGAAGGCTTTGCTGATCGTGCCCGTGATTATGTGGTTAAGTTACAAGGCGGTGACGCTGAATGCTTGAAGTTATGGCAGCAATTTATTGATATCTCCATCACTCATAGTGAAGATATTTATCAAAAACTCAATGTCACTCTAACCCGAGATGACATTATGGGAGAAAGTGCTTATAACGCTGACTTGTCAAAGGTAATTGACGAGTTAATGGCACAAGGTCTTGCCGTTGAAGATCAAGGGGCTAAAGTCGTATTTATAGAAGAAATGGCGAATAAAGACGGTGAACCTTCAGTCTTTATCGTGCAAAAATCTGGTGGTGGTTATTTATACGCAACCACAGATTTATCGGCTTGCCGTTACCGCAGTGGTGAGTTAAACGCCGATCGTATTATTATTTTTACCGATGCCCGCCAAGCACTGCATTTTAAACAGGTAGAAATTGTCGCCCGTAAAGCTGGGTTCTTACCTGAACAGGTCGGCTATGATCATTGCCCATTTGGCATGATGATGGGGGACGATGGTAAACCATTTAAAACCCGTACTGGTGGCACAGTTAAGCTCGCTGAATTATTAGATGAAGCAGTGGTGCGAGCAAAAGCGCTGATCAAAGAAAAAAATCCAGATTATGATGATGAACAGCTGGATGAGATTGCCCACAAAGTCGGTATTGGCGCGGTAAAATTTGCCGATCTATCGAAAAATCGCACTAGTGATTATGTCTTTAACTGGAAAACCATGCTCAGTTTTGAAGGGGCCACTGCACCATACTTACAGTACGCCTATTCACGTATTCAAAGTATTTTTGCCAAAGCTGGCGTAGATCCACAGCAATTGACCAGCGGCTTTGCCATTAATGAGCCTCAAGAAAAAGCATTAGCGCTGAAATTACTCCAGCTTGAAGATGTCTTGGATGCCGTCATTAACGAATGTACTCCTAACCTGCTATGTAACTACCTCTATGAGCTTGCCAGTTTATATATGAGTTTTTATGAAGCTTGCCCAATCTTAAAAGATGGTATTGACGACTCAGTTAAACAGGCCCGTTTAGCATTGTGTGCCCAAATAGCGAAAACCTTAAAACAGGGCTTAGACATTTTAGGTATTGATGTCATGGAACGAATGTAG
- the prfC gene encoding peptide chain release factor 3 gives MSVQQQEVDIRRTFAIISHPDAGKTTITEKVLLFGQALQKAGTVKGKKSGQHAKSDWMEMEKDRGISITTSVMQFPYRDCLVNLLDTPGHEDFSEDTYRTLTAVDSCLMVIDTAKGVEDRTIKLMEVTRLRDTPIITFMNKMDRDVRDPMEVMDEVEDVLKIKCAPITWPIGMGKEFKGVYNILTDETILYQSGQGHTIQEKRVIKGLDNPELDNAIGNYAEDLREELELVVGASHEFNLDEFLKGELTPVFFGTALGNFGVDHMLDGLTKWAPTPLPRSTDKRDVAASEEKFSGFVFKIQANMDPKHRDRIAFMRIVSGKYEKGMKMRQVRIGKDVKIADAVTFMAGDRANVEQAFAGDIIGLHNHGSIQIGDTFTSGEEMKFSGIPNFAPEMFRRIRLRDPLKAKQLQKGLIQLSEEGAVQVFRPFNSNEMIVGAVGVLQFEVVVQRLKTEYNVDAIYEPISVATARWCTCDDERTLEQFQKKAYDNLALDGGDNLTYIAPTMVNLNLAQERHPDIEFHQTREH, from the coding sequence ATGTCTGTACAACAGCAGGAAGTCGACATTCGTAGAACGTTTGCGATTATTTCTCACCCTGATGCCGGTAAAACCACCATCACAGAAAAAGTATTACTTTTTGGTCAAGCATTACAAAAAGCCGGTACGGTAAAAGGTAAAAAATCAGGCCAGCATGCAAAATCCGACTGGATGGAAATGGAAAAAGACCGAGGGATTTCGATTACCACCTCAGTGATGCAGTTTCCTTACCGCGACTGTTTAGTTAATTTATTAGACACCCCGGGACATGAAGACTTCTCTGAAGATACTTACCGTACGTTAACCGCTGTAGACTCTTGTTTAATGGTGATAGATACCGCAAAAGGTGTTGAGGACAGAACCATTAAGCTGATGGAAGTGACTCGTTTACGCGACACGCCAATTATTACTTTTATGAACAAAATGGATCGTGATGTCCGTGATCCGATGGAAGTGATGGATGAAGTTGAAGATGTATTAAAAATAAAATGTGCCCCAATTACCTGGCCTATCGGCATGGGTAAAGAATTTAAAGGGGTCTATAACATTTTAACCGACGAAACCATCTTATACCAATCAGGCCAGGGACATACTATTCAGGAAAAACGCGTTATTAAAGGCTTGGATAACCCAGAGCTAGATAATGCCATAGGTAATTATGCTGAGGATTTACGTGAAGAACTAGAATTAGTCGTCGGCGCTTCACACGAATTTAATTTAGACGAATTTTTAAAAGGTGAGCTAACACCGGTATTTTTCGGTACTGCGCTCGGTAACTTTGGCGTTGACCATATGCTAGATGGCCTCACCAAGTGGGCACCAACACCATTACCGCGTAGCACGGATAAACGAGATGTTGCCGCCAGCGAAGAAAAATTCTCTGGCTTTGTTTTTAAAATTCAAGCAAATATGGACCCGAAACACAGAGACCGTATCGCTTTTATGCGTATCGTTTCCGGTAAATATGAAAAAGGCATGAAAATGCGTCAAGTCCGTATCGGTAAAGATGTCAAAATTGCTGATGCGGTGACCTTTATGGCGGGTGATCGCGCTAACGTTGAGCAAGCATTTGCTGGAGACATCATCGGTTTGCATAACCATGGCAGCATTCAAATTGGCGATACCTTCACTTCGGGCGAGGAGATGAAATTTAGTGGTATTCCAAACTTTGCTCCGGAAATGTTCCGCCGTATTCGACTGCGTGATCCACTTAAAGCCAAGCAATTACAAAAAGGCTTGATCCAACTGTCAGAAGAAGGTGCGGTGCAAGTATTTCGCCCATTTAACTCCAATGAGATGATCGTTGGCGCTGTTGGGGTACTACAGTTTGAAGTGGTAGTACAACGATTAAAAACCGAATACAACGTAGATGCGATTTATGAACCTATTAGTGTCGCAACAGCACGTTGGTGTACTTGTGATGATGAGCGTACTTTAGAGCAATTTCAGAAAAAAGCCTATGACAACTTAGCATTAGATGGCGGTGATAATCTCACCTATATTGCGCCGACTATGGTTAACCTTAATTTGGCACAAGAGCGTCACCCTGATATTGAGTTCCATCAAACACGAGAACACTAA
- a CDS encoding BlaI/MecI/CopY family transcriptional regulator: protein MAEISQTEFEVLDVLWQQYPASANEIIERLNQQKDWHEKTVKTLLNRLVKKGAISFEKQQRRYLYTPLLAREAYVTSQSESLIERLFSGRVSPLIAGFAKNKHLEKDDIEELKSIIASWEQEHDPSVEQPEKKSK from the coding sequence ATGGCAGAAATTAGTCAAACAGAATTCGAAGTGTTAGATGTGCTGTGGCAGCAATATCCGGCAAGTGCCAATGAAATTATCGAACGTTTAAATCAACAAAAAGACTGGCATGAAAAAACGGTTAAAACCTTATTAAATCGATTAGTTAAAAAAGGGGCTATTAGTTTTGAAAAGCAGCAGAGGCGCTATTTATATACCCCGTTATTGGCACGGGAAGCCTATGTGACAAGTCAAAGCGAAAGCTTAATTGAACGATTATTTAGCGGACGAGTTTCTCCGTTGATCGCCGGTTTTGCTAAGAATAAGCATTTGGAAAAAGACGATATTGAAGAGCTGAAATCGATCATTGCTTCCTGGGAACAAGAGCATGATCCAAGCGTTGAACAGCCAGAGAAAAAGAGTAAATAG
- a CDS encoding M56 family metallopeptidase: protein MSSVLVSLLYPLSISIVCLLILHRYMVDKLGTSYLYRLWGLVPLSLFAYLLPWPSTQPPKVLSSELSRFVVNPTQDLQRVFNNSELLVYLAMLVSAVMIGYWLITHLQFIRKLLLEPATKAQLAQLCFSHKPRKLAVYYSGSAYSPMLVGIFKQKLVLPENFHQAYNPEQQQLILQHEICHFDRNDIYWNLIAFSIVALFWFHPLVWLAYFRFRRDQELSCDFHVLARKQVSSRVNYSKALLVAAQTAPRFAFAQLSFKKYGDKAIMFERINQIKLNTKASGLSVSLASVLAIAMLSGFSYAGNLSSNESQPKYRTPPKAKEKISPIHRVEPKYPVKAAVEKIEGSVVLKYDVNIDGTVMNVEVMTGEPAYVFDRVAVTALKQWQYQPRASVAHNNLVQLDFRLDENSTFKDVNLIEKINVTK, encoded by the coding sequence ATGAGCAGCGTTCTAGTATCTTTGTTATACCCACTGTCTATCTCTATCGTTTGCTTATTAATTTTGCATCGCTATATGGTTGATAAACTAGGGACCAGTTATTTATATCGGTTATGGGGCTTAGTGCCTTTGAGTTTATTCGCTTATTTGCTGCCATGGCCTTCGACACAACCACCTAAGGTGCTGAGCAGTGAACTTAGCCGTTTTGTTGTTAATCCGACACAAGATCTACAACGGGTATTTAATAACAGTGAATTACTTGTTTACTTAGCCATGCTGGTAAGCGCAGTAATGATTGGCTATTGGCTTATCACTCATTTGCAATTTATCCGAAAGCTGTTGTTAGAGCCAGCAACAAAAGCACAATTAGCGCAGTTATGTTTTAGTCATAAGCCGCGCAAGTTGGCAGTTTATTATAGTGGTAGTGCATATAGCCCTATGCTGGTTGGCATTTTTAAGCAAAAACTGGTGCTACCGGAAAATTTTCATCAGGCCTATAACCCTGAGCAGCAGCAGTTAATTTTACAACACGAAATTTGTCATTTTGATCGCAATGACATTTATTGGAACCTGATTGCTTTCTCGATCGTGGCATTATTCTGGTTTCATCCTTTGGTCTGGCTGGCGTATTTTCGCTTTCGCCGAGATCAGGAACTTTCCTGCGACTTTCATGTTCTGGCGCGCAAACAGGTCAGTAGCAGGGTTAACTATAGCAAGGCATTGTTAGTGGCTGCACAAACCGCACCGCGCTTTGCCTTTGCACAACTATCTTTTAAAAAATATGGAGATAAAGCCATTATGTTTGAACGTATTAATCAAATAAAATTAAATACCAAAGCTTCCGGCTTAAGCGTGTCATTAGCCTCTGTGCTTGCAATAGCTATGCTCTCAGGCTTTAGTTACGCAGGGAACTTAAGCTCTAATGAATCACAGCCTAAATATAGAACGCCACCAAAAGCGAAAGAAAAAATCTCGCCTATTCATCGTGTTGAACCTAAATATCCGGTTAAGGCGGCGGTAGAGAAAATAGAAGGTTCTGTAGTATTAAAGTATGACGTAAATATCGACGGCACGGTAATGAACGTAGAAGTCATGACGGGCGAACCTGCTTATGTTTTTGACCGGGTGGCGGTAACGGCATTAAAGCAATGGCAGTATCAGCCCCGGGCAAGCGTTGCTCACAATAACTTAGTGCAGCTTGATTTTCGTTTAGATGAAAACTCAACATTTAAAGACGTTAACTTGATAGAAAAAATCAATGTGACGAAATAA
- the rimI gene encoding ribosomal protein S18-alanine N-acetyltransferase, giving the protein MQLEFIAITQADISQLMPIENACHSHPWSEKVFASCLGERYFGYYLKAEKAIVGFYVGEYILGEATLMDICVSPDYQGNGYGKYLLEHYQRQAKTLGAETLLLEVRAKNISALMMYINDGYSEIGRRTGYYPSEIGYEDAIVMKKILTA; this is encoded by the coding sequence ATGCAATTAGAATTTATCGCTATTACCCAAGCTGACATTAGTCAGCTAATGCCAATTGAAAACGCCTGCCACTCTCACCCGTGGAGTGAAAAAGTATTTGCCAGCTGTCTAGGCGAACGCTATTTTGGCTATTACCTAAAAGCTGAAAAAGCCATAGTCGGCTTTTATGTTGGTGAATATATCTTAGGGGAAGCCACATTGATGGATATTTGCGTAAGCCCTGACTATCAAGGCAATGGTTATGGCAAATATTTACTCGAGCACTACCAGAGACAGGCGAAAACCTTAGGCGCCGAAACGTTATTATTAGAAGTCAGAGCAAAGAATATTTCAGCCTTGATGATGTATATCAATGACGGTTATAGTGAAATTGGCCGCCGCACTGGCTATTACCCTAGTGAAATAGGTTATGAAGACGCCATAGTCATGAAAAAGATACTGACAGCTTAA
- a CDS encoding DNA polymerase III subunit psi, which yields MVLTRKQFAYLNEMGISLWQRKNIAETKQVTEPTALNNTAVVSLAELSNHRVFRDVLLAIGSELSDIEQQGERLILGDISWRFSDDQQLSFNNGELTTPKLDDLSTNADAKQALWQLIVQHQLVTP from the coding sequence ATGGTTCTAACTCGTAAACAATTTGCTTACCTTAATGAAATGGGCATTAGCCTGTGGCAGCGAAAAAATATCGCAGAGACAAAGCAAGTAACAGAACCAACAGCTTTAAATAACACAGCTGTTGTTTCCTTAGCTGAGCTATCTAATCATCGAGTATTTAGGGATGTACTATTAGCCATTGGCAGTGAGCTCAGTGATATTGAGCAACAAGGTGAGCGGTTGATCTTAGGCGATATTAGCTGGCGTTTTAGTGATGATCAGCAACTGTCATTTAATAACGGTGAACTCACCACCCCTAAGCTAGATGATCTATCTACAAACGCCGACGCCAAACAAGCGCTATGGCAGTTAATCGTTCAACACCAATTAGTTACTCCTTAA
- the aceK gene encoding bifunctional isocitrate dehydrogenase kinase/phosphatase, producing MTKSTFSANHQTQSQQAIVHAIAKTILNGFARHIYLFSELTRSAKIRFEQCQWQEIQDAARERTDYFDKRVEETLETLKNDFDIHQLNESLWKAVKHCYIKLLQQHPQAELAESFYNSVFCHLFERKYYHNDFIFVESSQAEINSGNHPAIYSRYHLAEQSLRSTIKTIIHHADFTLDFPNLASEISAILRVFRQRPSLANYQVADISIDILNFTFYRNKGAYLIGRVVTPGSELPFIVAIVHNEQQGLHIDAVLTEQENMAVVFGFARSYFFVDCLYPQALVNFLRALIPHKTRADLYSAIGFHKQGKTQFYRDFLHHLADSDDQFVLAQGIKGMVMSVFTLPSYPYVFKIIKDKFAPSKRITKNDVKAKYRLVKLHDRVGRMADTMEYSEVAFPKNRFSPELLDELLAVAPSIIRFEQELIIIEHLYIERRMTPLNLYLAQADQQQINDAMFGYGEAIKQLIAANIFPGDMLLKNFGVTRHGRVIFYDYDEISYMNEVNFRIKPEPVTEEQIYAAEPWYNVEPGDMFPEELATFALANPQYRQAFLIHHEDLLKASYWQERQKNITNGVFEDVFPYPSRLKLQP from the coding sequence ATGACAAAATCAACATTTTCAGCCAACCATCAAACGCAAAGCCAGCAGGCAATAGTGCATGCCATTGCAAAAACCATACTAAACGGCTTCGCGCGTCATATTTATTTATTTAGTGAGTTAACTCGTAGCGCTAAAATCCGTTTTGAGCAATGCCAGTGGCAGGAAATTCAGGATGCAGCCCGTGAACGAACCGACTATTTCGATAAACGGGTCGAAGAAACCTTAGAAACATTAAAAAACGATTTTGATATTCATCAACTAAACGAGTCTTTATGGAAAGCCGTTAAACACTGTTATATAAAGTTATTACAACAACATCCCCAAGCTGAATTAGCAGAAAGCTTTTATAACTCGGTGTTTTGCCATTTATTTGAACGCAAGTATTATCACAATGACTTTATTTTCGTTGAATCGAGCCAAGCGGAGATAAATTCCGGTAATCACCCGGCAATCTATTCCCGTTACCACCTTGCTGAACAAAGCTTACGCAGCACCATTAAAACGATTATTCACCATGCCGATTTTACTCTGGATTTTCCTAACTTAGCGTCAGAAATAAGCGCTATATTACGCGTTTTTCGTCAGCGACCCAGTTTAGCTAACTATCAGGTTGCCGATATCTCAATCGACATTCTCAACTTTACCTTTTATCGCAATAAAGGGGCCTATTTAATTGGCCGAGTGGTCACGCCAGGTAGCGAGCTCCCCTTTATTGTTGCCATCGTTCATAATGAGCAGCAAGGGTTACATATAGATGCCGTACTGACCGAGCAGGAAAATATGGCGGTAGTGTTTGGTTTTGCCCGCTCCTACTTTTTTGTTGATTGCCTGTACCCACAAGCCCTGGTCAATTTTTTACGCGCACTGATCCCCCACAAAACCCGGGCAGACTTATATTCTGCCATCGGATTTCATAAACAAGGAAAAACCCAATTTTATCGCGACTTTCTTCATCATTTGGCAGATAGTGATGACCAGTTTGTTTTAGCACAAGGTATTAAGGGCATGGTAATGTCGGTATTTACCCTGCCCTCTTACCCTTATGTATTTAAAATTATTAAAGATAAATTTGCCCCGAGCAAACGTATCACCAAAAATGACGTTAAAGCAAAATACCGGCTGGTCAAATTACATGATCGGGTCGGCCGCATGGCTGATACTATGGAATACTCAGAAGTGGCATTTCCAAAAAATCGTTTTTCACCCGAATTACTGGATGAACTATTAGCCGTTGCGCCATCGATTATTCGTTTTGAACAAGAGCTCATTATTATTGAGCACTTATATATAGAAAGGCGGATGACCCCGCTCAACCTTTATTTGGCTCAGGCAGATCAACAACAGATTAACGATGCAATGTTTGGTTACGGCGAAGCAATCAAACAGTTAATTGCGGCAAATATATTTCCCGGAGATATGCTACTGAAAAACTTCGGTGTTACCCGCCATGGTCGGGTGATATTTTATGATTATGATGAAATAAGCTATATGAACGAAGTCAATTTTCGCATTAAACCAGAACCGGTAACCGAAGAGCAAATCTACGCTGCCGAGCCCTGGTATAATGTTGAACCTGGCGATATGTTTCCGGAAGAACTGGCGACATTTGCTCTGGCAAACCCTCAATACCGCCAAGCATTTTTAATTCACCACGAGGATTTATTAAAGGCAAGCTATTGGCAAGAAAGACAAAAAAATATTACTAACGGAGTTTTTGAAGACGTTTTCCCTTATCCAAGTCGGTTAAAACTACAACCATAA
- the queA gene encoding tRNA preQ1(34) S-adenosylmethionine ribosyltransferase-isomerase QueA, with translation MRVADFAFDLPEELIARYPKENRTASRLMTLDGNSGTLGNGHFTDILAQINAGDLLIFNNTRVIPARMFGQKASGGKIEVLVERLLDDKRFLAHIRASKAPKAGSELILEGKIKATMIARHDALFELEIDAEQNILTVLEEIGHMPLPPYIDRPDEDSDKERYQTVYNEKPGAVAAPTAGLHFDDALLAKIKAKGANLAFVTLHVGAGTFQPVRVENINDHIMHAEYVEVPESVVEQIQQTKASGGRVIAVGTTSVRSIESAAQAAKAKGQELQAFYGDTDIFITPGYQFQIIDALVTNFHLSESTLLMLVSAFAGYDNIMAAYQHAVAEKYRFFSYGDAMFLTRKTR, from the coding sequence ATGCGTGTCGCTGACTTTGCCTTTGATTTGCCCGAAGAGCTCATTGCTCGTTACCCAAAAGAAAACCGAACCGCCAGCCGTTTAATGACGCTGGACGGTAATAGCGGTACGTTGGGAAATGGTCATTTTACCGATATTTTGGCGCAAATTAACGCAGGGGATTTATTGATATTTAATAATACCCGAGTGATCCCGGCACGGATGTTTGGTCAAAAAGCCAGTGGCGGAAAAATAGAAGTATTGGTTGAGCGTTTACTGGATGATAAACGGTTTTTAGCTCATATTCGTGCCAGTAAAGCACCCAAAGCCGGTAGTGAATTAATACTGGAAGGTAAAATTAAGGCGACTATGATCGCTCGACATGATGCTTTGTTTGAGCTGGAAATAGACGCCGAGCAGAATATATTAACTGTGCTGGAAGAAATCGGGCATATGCCATTGCCGCCCTATATTGACCGTCCGGATGAAGACAGTGATAAAGAGCGTTATCAAACGGTTTATAATGAAAAGCCGGGAGCCGTCGCTGCGCCAACGGCTGGCTTGCATTTTGATGATGCGTTATTAGCAAAAATCAAAGCAAAAGGTGCTAATCTGGCATTTGTGACCTTGCATGTCGGTGCTGGTACTTTTCAACCGGTAAGAGTTGAAAATATCAATGATCATATTATGCATGCAGAATATGTCGAAGTACCAGAATCCGTGGTAGAACAAATTCAGCAAACTAAAGCTAGTGGTGGCCGGGTGATTGCTGTTGGTACTACCTCAGTACGTTCGATTGAAAGTGCTGCACAGGCGGCAAAAGCCAAGGGGCAAGAGTTACAGGCGTTTTATGGTGATACTGATATATTTATTACTCCTGGTTATCAGTTTCAGATCATTGATGCATTAGTGACGAATTTTCATTTATCCGAATCAACTTTATTAATGTTAGTCAGCGCGTTTGCTGGCTACGATAATATCATGGCAGCATATCAACATGCTGTTGCCGAAAAATATCGTTTTTTTAGTTACGGTGATGCGATGTTTCTCACCAGAAAAACACGTTAA
- the tgt gene encoding tRNA guanosine(34) transglycosylase Tgt yields the protein MQFELITKDGKARRGRLTFARGSVETPAFMPVGTYGTVKGMKSEEIKEIGAEIILGNTFHLMLRPGTDIIEQHGDLHDFINWDKPILTDSGGFQVFSLGAMRKITEEGVKFSSPVNGERIMLTPERSMEVQRKLGSDIVMIFDECTPYPATHQESRASMELSLRWAQRSKDAHGDNPNALFGIVQGGMYEDLREVSVAGLQAIDFDGYAIGGLSVGEPKEDMIRILDHTTPLIPENKPRYLMGVGKPEDLVEGVRRGIDMFDCVMPTRNARNGHLFVTTGVVKIRNAKNKTDTGPLDSECDCYTCQHYSKAYLHHLDKCNEILGAQLNTIHNLRFYQRVMKGLRDAIEQGKLDDFVEQFYALRGLPVPPLAQGSEQV from the coding sequence ATGCAGTTTGAGCTTATTACTAAAGATGGTAAGGCTCGTCGTGGTCGTTTAACGTTTGCCCGTGGCTCGGTGGAAACGCCTGCTTTTATGCCGGTTGGCACTTATGGCACAGTTAAGGGCATGAAAAGTGAAGAAATTAAAGAAATTGGTGCCGAGATTATTTTAGGTAACACTTTTCATTTAATGTTACGTCCTGGTACAGATATTATTGAACAGCATGGTGACTTACATGATTTTATTAACTGGGATAAACCGATTCTAACGGACTCTGGTGGTTTTCAGGTGTTTAGCCTTGGTGCCATGCGTAAGATCACCGAAGAAGGGGTGAAATTCAGTTCACCGGTTAATGGGGAGCGTATCATGTTAACCCCAGAGCGCTCGATGGAAGTGCAGCGTAAACTCGGTTCAGACATTGTGATGATCTTTGACGAATGTACTCCTTACCCAGCGACGCATCAAGAATCACGCGCATCAATGGAGTTATCATTACGTTGGGCACAGCGCAGTAAAGATGCCCATGGCGACAATCCTAATGCCTTATTTGGTATAGTTCAGGGCGGCATGTATGAAGATTTACGTGAAGTTTCTGTCGCAGGATTACAGGCAATTGATTTTGATGGTTATGCCATCGGCGGGTTATCGGTGGGCGAACCGAAAGAAGACATGATCCGTATCTTAGATCATACGACCCCCTTGATCCCGGAAAATAAGCCCCGATATCTCATGGGAGTAGGAAAACCTGAAGATTTAGTAGAAGGGGTACGTCGCGGCATTGATATGTTTGACTGCGTGATGCCAACCCGTAATGCCAGGAACGGTCATTTGTTTGTCACAACTGGCGTGGTAAAAATTCGCAATGCGAAAAATAAAACCGATACCGGGCCGTTAGACAGCGAATGTGATTGTTATACCTGTCAGCATTATTCTAAAGCGTATCTACATCATTTAGATAAATGTAATGAAATTTTAGGTGCCCAGCTTAATACCATACATAACCTACGTTTTTATCAACGGGTGATGAAAGGTTTGCGTGATGCGATTGAGCAGGGTAAGTTAGACGACTTTGTCGAGCAGTTTTATGCCTTACGTGGTTTACCGGTACCGCCGTTAGCCCAAGGCAGTGAGCAGGTTTAG
- the yajC gene encoding preprotein translocase subunit YajC → MSLFIGTAHAAGASAPQGGGMEMVIMLLVFGLVFYFMIYRPQAKRVKEHKGLMSALSKGDEVLTQGGLVGKIIKVSDEKDFIVISIAEGTEVTVQKASVNAVLPKGTMKNL, encoded by the coding sequence ATGAGTTTATTCATTGGTACAGCACATGCAGCAGGCGCTTCAGCACCACAAGGTGGTGGTATGGAAATGGTGATCATGTTATTGGTTTTTGGTTTAGTGTTTTATTTCATGATCTATCGCCCGCAGGCCAAGCGAGTAAAAGAACATAAAGGTTTAATGTCGGCGTTATCAAAAGGTGATGAAGTACTGACTCAAGGTGGTTTAGTCGGCAAAATCATTAAAGTATCAGATGAAAAAGACTTTATTGTTATCAGCATCGCAGAAGGTACTGAAGTAACAGTACAAAAAGCGTCTGTTAACGCAGTATTGCCTAAAGGTACAATGAAAAACTTATAA